The following are from one region of the Arachis duranensis cultivar V14167 chromosome 10, aradu.V14167.gnm2.J7QH, whole genome shotgun sequence genome:
- the LOC107469482 gene encoding NF-X1-type zinc finger protein NFXL2 (The sequence of the model RefSeq protein was modified relative to this genomic sequence to represent the inferred CDS: added 66 bases not found in genome assembly): DLSASIXKPYFEFTGRHSSSSTTATPAEVSKIQSFLTSSSSGALSCLICLERIKPSDPTWSCSSLCFALFHLHCIQSWARQASNLAAARAATRLPITEQRASETALWNCPKCRVEYPITHIPKTYFCFCGKLENPPNDPWVLPHSCGEICGRPLKHNCGHHCLLLCHPGPCPSCPKLVKVSCFCTKIEDVRRCGFKEFSCGKVCGKLLDCGVHGCAEICHEGQCPPCRARSVYQCRCGKKKEERECCNRVFGCGEPCEKRLGCGRHVCERGCHVGECGDCPLQGKRACPCGKRVYEGMPCDVTVPLCGATCDKMLSCRYHRCPERCHRGACVETCRTVVKKSCRCGSLRKDVPCYQDLWCERKCQRMRDCGRHACKRKCCDGDCPPCSEVCDRRLRCKNHKCPSPCHRGACAPCPIMVTISCACGETHFEVPCGTEMEQKPPKCPKPCPIAPLCHHAPKLKPHKCHYGACPPCRLPCAEEYSCGHACKLRCHDAKPPPNREFTLKPKKKKIIQQSECTPGTPCPPCPELVWRPCVGQHIGTERMMVCSDKSQFACENLCGNPLPCGNHYCTKTCHALENPASTNRLQKSEPCEDCSLPCDKEREPKCQHCCPRRCHPGDCPPCKALIKRSCHCGSMVHVFECIYYNTLSAKDQEKVRSCGGLCHRKLANCTHLCPETCHPGECPNPEKCSKKVIVRCKCQTLKREWPCHDVQAAYHSAGSHPKDITKNQFGIGLIPCNSDCKSKMQVVESELHLRKSQVTEVKETDNEKLAPKRRKRQKRVQESKEATKIQKIISTTKKLLLYLFILIVLVTATYYGYKGLLWLNDWMNEVDERRQRHPRIR; the protein is encoded by the exons CCACCGCCACCCCCGCCGAAGTGTCAAAGATCCAATCCTTCCTTACTTCCTCATCCTCCGGCGCACTCTCATGCCTCATCTGCCTCGAACGCATCAAACCCTCAGACCCAACATGGTCCTGCTCCTCGCTCTGCTTCGCCCTCTTCCACCTCCATTGTATCCAATCATGGGCCCGCCAAGCCTCCAATCTCGCTGCCGCACGCGCCGCCACGCGCCTCCCTATCACAGAGCAGCGCGCCTCTGAAACCGCGCTCTGGAACTGCCCCAAATGCAGGGTAGAGTACCCAATCACGCACATTCCAAAAACCTACTTTTGCTTCTGCGGAAAACTCGAGAACCCTCCCAATGATCCATGGGTTTTGCCTCATTCTTGCGGTGAGATTTGTGGGAGGCCATTGAAGCACAACTGTGGTCACCATTGCCTTCTTTTATGCCACCCTGGACCCTGCCCGTCCTGCCCAAAACTCGTGAAAGTTAGTTGCTTTTGTACCAAAATTGAAGATGTGAGGAG GTGCGGGTTCAAGGAGTTCTCGTGTGGGAAAGTTTGTGGGAAGCTTCTGGATTGTGGGGTTCATGGTTGTGCTGAGATTTGTCATGAGGGTCAATGCCCTCCCTGCCGGGCACGCAGTGTGTACCAGTGCCGGTGTGgtaagaagaaggaagagagggAGTGCTGTAACCGTGTTTTCGGGTGTGGCGAGCCTTGTGAGAAGAGGCTCGGATGTGGGAGGCATGTGTGTGAGAGAGGTTGCCATGTTGGGGAGTGTGGAGACTGCCCTTTGCAAGGGAAGAGGGCATGTCCTTGTGGGAAGAGAGTGTATGAAGGGATGCCTTGTGATGTTACTGTGCCCTTATGTGGGGCTACTTGTGATAAGATGCTTAGTTGTAGGTACCATAGGTGCCCCGAGAGGTGCCACCGTGGTGCATGTGTTGAGACTTGTAGGACTGTTGTGAAGAAGTCTTGTCGATGCGGCAGCCTCAGGAAAGAT GTTCCTTGCTATCAAGATTTGTGGTGTGAAAGGAAGTGCCAGAGGATGCGGGACTGTGGCCGGCATGCTTGTAAACGCAAGTGCTGTGATGGGGATTGCCCTCCATGCTCAGAG gtCTGTGACAGGCGGCTTAGATGTAAAAACCATAAATGCCCTTCTCCATGCCATAG GGGTGCCTGTGCTCCTTGCCCAATAATGGTCACCATTTCATGTGCATGTGGGGAAACACATTTTGAG GTTCCTTGCGGTACTGAAATGGAACAAAAACCACCCAAGTGTCCTAAACCATGCCCTATTGCTCCTTTATGCCATCATGCACCAAAGCTCAAG cCACACAAATGCCATTATGGAGCCTGTCCTCCTTGTCGGCTCCCTTGTGCAGAAGAGTACTCTTGTGGCCATGCTTGCAAATTAAG GTGTCATGATGCTAAACCTCCGCCTAATCGGGAGTTCACTCTcaaaccaaagaaaaagaaaattatacaaCAAAGTGAATGTACACCTGGTACTCCATGCCCTCCTTGCCCTGAACTAGTGTGGAGACCATGTGTCGGGCAACACATTGGAACGGAGCGAATG ATGGTCTGCTCTGATAAATCACAGTTTGCCTGTGAAAACTTATGTGGAAATCCTCTACCGTGCGGTAATCATTATTGTACTAAAACCTGCCATGCCTTGGAGAATCCGGCCTCCACGAACCGGCTACAGAAAAGTGAGCCTTGTGAAGATTGTTCTCTTCCTTGTGATAAG GAAAGAGAACCTAAATGTCAGCATTGTTGCCCTCGTCGATGCCATCCTGGAGACTGTCCTCCATGCAAAGCGCTGATCAAGCGGTCTTGTCATTGTGGCTCAATGGTCCATGTGTTTGAGTGCATATATTACAACACCTTGTCAGCTAAGGATCAAGAGAAAGTCCGTTCATGTGGTGGGCTGTGTCATAG GAAGTTAGCAAATTGTACCCATCTATGCCCCGAGACGTGCCATCCTGGTGAATGCCCAAATCCTGAGAAATGCAGTAAAAAG GTCATCGTTCGTTGCAAATGCCAAACACTGAAAAGGGAGTGGCCATGTCACGATGTTCAAGCAGCATATCACAGTGCTGGTTCCCACCCAAAGGATATTACCAAAAATCAATTTGGAATTGGCCTTATTCCTTGCAATTCTGATTGCAAGAGTAAAATGCAGGTTGTTGAGTCGGAATTACATCTACGTAAATCTCAAGTTACAGAG GTAAAAGAGACAGATAATGAAAAACTGGCTCCGAAGCGACGAAAAAGGCAGAAACGAGTCCAAGAATCTaaggaagcaacaaaaatacag AAAATTATTTCTACAACAAAGAAGCTCCTTCTGTACCTTTTTATTTTGATCGTACTTGTTACTGCTACATATTATGGATACAAGGGACTTCTGTGGCTCAATGATTGGATGAATGAAGTTGATGAACGAAGACAAAGACATCCTAGGATCAGATGA